A stretch of DNA from Mycolicibacterium celeriflavum:
GTTCGTCGAGCACCGAGTCCGGCAGCACCTCGCCGGTCTCGTGATAGCGCCGCGCCCCCAGGTCGTAGCGCGTCTTGTCCACCCCGGGCACCACCGCGTCGAGCACCTTGACGGCCTCGCCGACGACCTCCGGGCCGATGCCGTCGCCGGCGATGATCGCCAGTTTCATGACAGGTCAACCACTTCCAGCAGGTTGGCGCCGACCTGTTCGGCGATCGCGGACCGCACATCGTCGGGCACGTCGCGGTCGATGCGCAGCAGGATCGTCGCACCCGGCCCCTCGGCGTCCTCGCTCAGTTGGGCGGCGTGGATGTTGATGCCGGCACCACCGAGGATGGTTCCGATCTTGCCCAGCGTGCCCGGCCGGTCGAAGTAACTGATGATCAGGTAAACGCCTTCGGCGCGCAGATCGAAGTTGCGCTCGTTGATCTGGACGATCTTCTCGACCAGTTGCGGGCCCGTCAGCGTGCCCGCCACGTTGGCGACCGATCCGTCGGCGTAGACCGCTCGCACGTCGACCATGCTGCGGTGGTTGGGGCTCTCGGTCGCAGTGGTGATGTCGGCCTGCACTCCGCGTTCGGCGGCGAGCGCCGGCGCGTTCACGAATGTCACCGGATCCTCGATGACGGCCGAGAACAACCCGCGTAGCGCCGAAAGCCTCAGCACCTCAACGTCTTCGCCCGCGAGCTCGCCGCGCACCTGAACCGACAGCGACACCGGCAGCTCGTCGCACAGCACGCCGACCAGCAAGCCGAGCTTGCGGACCAGATCCAGCCACGGCGCGACCTCTTCACCGACGACTCCGCCGCCGACATTGACTGCGTCGGGTACGAATTCCCCGGCCAGTGCCAGCTTCACGCTGGCCGCGACGTCGGTACCCGCGCGGTCCTGCGCCTCCGCGGTCGATGCGCCCAGGTGGGGGGTCACGACGACCTGAGGCAACTCGAACAGTGGGCTTTCGGTGTTCGGCTCCTTGGCGAACACATCGATGCCCGCCGCCCGGACATGCCCCGAACTGACCGCCTCGGCCAGCGCATCCTCGTCGATCAGCCCACCGCGGGCCGCGTTGACGATGATCACGCCGGGTTTGGTCTTCGCCAGCGCGCCCTTGCCGATCAGCCCCGCCGTCTCCGGCGTCTTGGGCAGGTGCACCGAGATGAAGTCGGCTCGGGTCAACAATTCGTCGAGGGTCAGCAGCTCGATACCGAGTTGCGCCGCGCGGGCCGCCGAGACGTAGGGGTCGTAGGCCACGACGTGGGTACCGAACGCGGCCAGGCGCTGGGCCACCAGCTGGCCGATGCGGCCCAGGCCCACCACGCCGACCGTCTTGCCGAAGATCTCGGTCCCCGAGAACGACGAGCGCTTCCAGGTGCGGGCGCGTAGCGACGCATCGGCGGCGGGGATCTCGCGCGCCGCGGCCAGCATGAGCGCCAGCGCGTGTTCGGCCGCGCTGTGGATGTTGGACGTCGGCGCGTTGACCACCAGCACCCCGCGGGCGGTGGCGGCGTCCACGTCGACGTTGTCGAGGCCGACGCCGGCGCGGGCGACGATCTTGAGTTTGGGCGCCGCGGCGAGCACCTCGGCGTCCACCGTCGTCGCCGAGCGCACCAGCAGCGCGTCGGCTTCGGGCACCGCGGCCAGCAACTTCGGCCGGTCCGGGCCGTCGACCCAGCGGACTTCTACCTGGTCGCCGAGGGCGGCGACCGTCGACTCAGCCAATTTGTCGGCGATCAGTACAACGGGCAGGCTCACGCGGTCAGCCTAATGGGCTTGAATGTTCGGGTGGCGGGTGGGAGAAACGCGAGCGTGGACGTCACCGTCGTCGGAAGTGGACCCAACGGCTTGGCCGCCGCCGTCATCTGCGCTCGGTCCGGCCTGTCGGTGCAGGTGCTGGAGGCGCAACCCACCTTCGGTGGCGGCGCGCGCACGCTGCCCGATCCCGAGTTCCCGGAGATCTCGCACGACATCTGTTCGGCGGTGCATCCGCTGGCGCTGGCATCGCCGTTCCTTTCCGAGTTCGATCTGCCCGCCCGAGGCGTGACCCTGAACGTGCCCGAAGTGTCCTACGCCAATCCGCTTCCGGGCTCGCGTTCTGCGGTCGGTTATCACGACCTCGACCGGACCGCCGCGGAACTCGAACACGGCCAGTCGTGGCGCAGGCTGTTCGGGCCGATGGTCGAACGCGACGCCGCGGTGCTCGACCTGCTGCTCGGCGACAAGCGCTCGATCCCCACGAATCCGGTTGCCGCCGTACAGGTGGCCCGCCGGCTCCTCGAGCAGGGCACGCCGGCGTGGGGTGCGTTGTCTGGCGCGGATGCGCGTGCGTTGTTCAGTGGTGTTGCCGCGCATGTGATCTCACCGATGCCGTCGCTGGTGTCGGCGGGCGGCGGGCTGATGCTCGGCACGCTCGCGCACACTGTCGGCTGGCCGATCCCCGTCGGCGGCAGCCAGGCCATCGCCGACGCGCTGATCGAAGACCTACGCGCACACGGCGGCGTACTCATCGCCGACCGTGAGGTCACCGAACCGCCTACCGGTGTCACGCTTTTCGACACCGCGCCCACCGCGCTGGCCGCCATCTACGGCGACAAGCTGCCTCGCCGGTACGCAAAAGCGTTACAGCGATACCGATTCGGCCCCGGGGTGGCCAAAGTCGACTTCGTGCTGTCCGACGACGTGCCGTTCACCGACGAGCGACTACGCCGTGCACCGACCCTGCACATGGGTGGCACCCGGGAACAGATGGCCCACGCCGAACGCGAGATCGTCGCCGGCCGACACCCCGAGTGGCCGATGGTGCTCGCCGCCCTGCCACACCTGCTGGATCCCGGTCGAATCGACGCCAAGGGCCGGCGGCCGATGTGGACCTACGCGCATGTGCCGTCCGGTTCGACCGTCGACCAGGCCGAGCCGGTCACCAGAATCTTCGAGCGCTTCGCGCCCGGCTTCCGCGACATCGTGGTTGCGGTCCGGTCCGTGCCCGCCGCGCGGCTGGGAGAGCACAATGCCAACCTCGTCGGCGGGGACATCGGCGTCGGCGGCAACACGCTGATGCACGCGCTGGGCGGACCGACCCCACGGCTCAATCCGTGGAGCACACCCATTCCCGGGGTGTACCTGTGTTCTTCGGCCACCCCTCCCGGCGGGGGCGTGCACGGCATGGCGGGATATTTCGCCGCCCGAACCGTGCTGCGCCGCGAGTTCGGCATCAAGACGATGCCCGCAGTGTCCCCCTGAGGCCTGGGCGCATCACTCCCCAACCATCGATGCAAAGTCGATGCGTAGATGCGGCCACTCAGGGGTACCCCCGATTGAGTTGCCCCAAAGCGGGTACTTGTCGTCGCATCGAGTGAAGGGGCACTGCTTGAGCGGTATCAACGGACACATGCGCGCCCCGCTGCTGGCGACGGCGGCCGCTACCGCTCCGCATCCGAGCCTGCTGGCCGCATCCTTTCCGACATGGAGCGGCGCCTTGAGGCATGAGGTGTTGCGGACCCTCGCCGATTTCGTCCGTACCCGCTGCGTCGATGACCTCAGCGCCGCCGGAGTCGATGTCGCGGCCGACATACTGGAGGCCTTCGTCGCCGGCGGCAAGTGTGTGCGCTCGACCTATATGTATCTGGGCTGGCGGTGCGGCGCCGTCGACGATCCGGGCGCGTTGCGGGCTGCGGCCAGTTTCGAGTTGCTCCACGCGTTCGCGCTGCTGCAGGACGACGTGATGGACGGCTCCACGCTGCGGCGTGGACGCCCCGCGGCGCACGTCCGGTTCGCGCAGTGGCACCGCGAGCGAGCGCTGTCGGGTTCACCGGAGCGCTTCGGAGAGGCGGCCGCGGTCCTGCTCGGTGACCTGTGTCTGGTTTGGGCCCAGCAGATGATGCGCGAGAGCGGAGTCGACGACATCGCGCTGGCCCGCGCCTGGCCACGCTACGACGCGATGCGCACCGAACTCGCCGTCGGCCAGTTCGCCGACCTGGTCAACGACGCCGCCGAATTCCCCGAGTGGGAGCGGGTTCTCGACGTGCTACGGCGCAAATCAGGCAACTACACCGTGCGCAGGCCGCTCGAGATCGGGGCCGCCATGGCCGGATGCGAGCCGTCTCTGCTGCGGCTGCTCGGGGAGTACGGCGAAGCGGTTGGCGAGGCGTTCCAGTTGCGCGACGACGTCCTGGGTATCTTCGGCTCGCCCGATATCACCGGTAAGCCCGCAGGCAGCGATCTCTTCGAGCACAAGGCGACGAGTGTCGTGGTGGCGGCCTACCACCTTGCCGACGCGACCCTTCGCCGCGAGCTGACGCAGCTGATGAGCACCTCCGACCTCCGGGACACGGACATCCGGCGGTGGCGGAAGCTGATCGTCGCCACCGGTGCCGTGGAATGGATTGAGCAGCTCATTGATTCGCGCCTCACCCGCGCGCTCGATGTGATTGACACCAGAGCGCTGGATCCGGTGATCCGCACCGCGCTGGCCGACATGGCCGCGGCCTGCACCGAACGGGCTGCGTGATGCGCACCGTCGGGGGCAGCACTGACCACGTTGTGGTGGTCGGCGCCGGGCTCGCCGGACTCTCGGCCGCACTGCAACTCGCCGGCCGTGGCCGCACCGTGACCGTCGTGGAACGCGGACAGCACCCTGGCGGACGGGTCGGCCGGATGGACATCGGCGGCTACCGCCTGGACACCGGCCCGACAGTGCTGACGATGCCCGACATCATCGACGACGCGTTCGCCGCGGTCGGTGAGACCGTTTCGGACCGACTCGACCTGGTCGACGTCGATCCGGCATACCGCGCGTCGTTCGCCGACGGCAGCACGCTGCAGGTGCGCAGCGATCCCGACGCGATGGCCGCCGAGATCGAACGCTTCGCCGGCCGTGCCGAAGCCGACGGCTATGTGCGCCTGCGCAACTGGTTGTCGAAGCTGTACCAGGTCGAGTTCGACGGGTTCATCGCCGCGAACTTCGACTCACCGCTATCGCTGCTCACTCCGCAACTGGCCCGACTGGCCGTCATCGGCGGCTTCCGCCGGTGGGACACGATGGTGCGCCGCTATCTGCGCGACGCGCGACTTCAGCGCGTGTTCACCTTCCAGGCGCTGTATGCGGGCGTGCCGCCCCATCGGGCGCTGGCGGTGTACGCGGTGATCGCCTACATGGACACCATCGCGGGCGTCTACTTCCCGCGCGGCGGGGTGCGCGCGCTTCCCGATGCGCTGGCCGCGGCCGCATCCGACGCGGGCGTCGAATTCCGTTACGGCTCCGCGGTGTCGGCGCTGGAACGCAGGGGCGACCGCGTGGTGGCCGTGTACACCGACGGCGGTCAGCGAATACCCGCCGACGCGGTGGTGCTCACCACCGAGCTGCCCGACACCTATCGGCTGCTCGAAAGGACACCGCGTCGCGTGCTTGCGCTTCGACCCGCGCCGTCGGCGGTCGTCGCCCATGTCGGTTGCCGCGCGGTCGGACCGGATGTCGCCGAAATCGGTCACCACACCATCGTTTTCGGTGACGAGTGGGAGCGGACGTTCACCGACATCATCGATGACGGACGTGTGATGAATGATCCGTCGTTGTTGGTCACCCGGCCCAGCGCGAGCGACCCCTCGCTGGCACCCGTCGGCCGCGAGCTGCTCTACATCCTCGCGCCGGCACCCAATCTCCAAGTAGGACACGTCGACTGGGCGTCGACGCGGGACCGCTATGTGGACCAGATGATGGACGTCGTCACCACCCGGCTACCCCGGCTGGGAGCGGACGCCGAGGTGTTGCACATCGTGGATCCGGCGGATTGGGCGCGTCAAGGCATGGCCGCCGGCACCCCGTTCGCCCTCGCGCACACGTTCAGCCAGACCGGCCCCTTCCGTCCCGCCAACACCGTGCGCGGCATCGCGAATGTGGTGCTCGCCGGGTCGTCGACCGTCCCCGGTGTCGGCGTGCCGACCGCGCTGCTGTCCGGGCGGTTGGCCGCCGACCGAATCACCGGCCTACCGATACGGCGGGCCCGCAGCCAGGTGGTGCAAGCATGATCGGTTCCGAACTCGACGCCGCGGGCGTACATGACCCGGCCCTGCGCGAGGCCTATCGACGTTGCCGCACAATCAACGCCGAGCACGGCCGCACGTTCTTCCTGGCCACCCGGTTGCTTGCCCCCGAACAGCGTCCCGCCGTGCACGCTCTGTACGGTTTCGCCCGCCGCGCCGACGACATCCTCGACGACTTCGACCCCGTAGTCAGCATGAGTGAACGCGCAGAGCAGTTGCAGCGGCTGGCCACCGAGCTTTTCAACTGCCTCGCGCAGGGCAGCTGCGACGACGACGACCCGACGCTCGCCGCGGTCGTGCACTGCGCGCGCCGGTACGACATCCCGTGGGAGTTGTTCGACGACTTCCTCGGCTCGATGCGCATGGACCTGACGGTCACCGACTATCCCGACCGGGCCGCGCTCGACCGCTACATGTACGGCTCGGCGGAGGTCATCGGGCTACAACTGCTGCCCGTGCTCGGCACCGTCGGACCGCCCGAGGAAGCCGCGCCGTATGCCGCTGCGCTCGGAAAGGCCTTCCAGCTCACCAACTTCCTGCGGGACATCGACGAGGACCTCGAGCGCGGCAGGGTCTACCTGCCCGCCGACGAACTGGCCGCGCACGGGGTGGACCGGGACGTGCTGACGTGGTGCCGCGAGAACCGGCGCACCGACGCCAAGGTGCGACGCGCGCTGGTCGAACAACATGCCATCAACCGGCGCGTCTACGACTACGCGCGGCGCGGTATCGCCCAGCTGCGCCCTCGTTCCCGGCCGTGTGTGACGGCGGCCCTGACGCTGTACTCCGAAATTCTCGATCGCATCGAGGAGATCGACTTCGCCGTGTTCAGCCAGCGCGCCTCCGTCGGCGTCGGCCGCCGTATCCGGGTCGGCGGGACCGGACTGGTCAAGGCGTGGGCCGCACGGCATCGGGACCACAGGGTGTGACGATGGACAATTGGCAGTACCTCCTCGTGCTGGCTGCCTGCCTCGCGATCACGGCGCCGCTGGAGCTGCTCGGCGCCGGGGTTTACCGGCAGGCGCCACGGGCCGCCGCCGCAGTGCTCCCCGTCGCGGCGGTGTTCGTCCTCTGGGATGCGATCGCGATCGCCGCCGACGTGTGGACGTACAACCCGC
This window harbors:
- the serA gene encoding phosphoglycerate dehydrogenase, yielding MSLPVVLIADKLAESTVAALGDQVEVRWVDGPDRPKLLAAVPEADALLVRSATTVDAEVLAAAPKLKIVARAGVGLDNVDVDAATARGVLVVNAPTSNIHSAAEHALALMLAAAREIPAADASLRARTWKRSSFSGTEIFGKTVGVVGLGRIGQLVAQRLAAFGTHVVAYDPYVSAARAAQLGIELLTLDELLTRADFISVHLPKTPETAGLIGKGALAKTKPGVIIVNAARGGLIDEDALAEAVSSGHVRAAGIDVFAKEPNTESPLFELPQVVVTPHLGASTAEAQDRAGTDVAASVKLALAGEFVPDAVNVGGGVVGEEVAPWLDLVRKLGLLVGVLCDELPVSLSVQVRGELAGEDVEVLRLSALRGLFSAVIEDPVTFVNAPALAAERGVQADITTATESPNHRSMVDVRAVYADGSVANVAGTLTGPQLVEKIVQINERNFDLRAEGVYLIISYFDRPGTLGKIGTILGGAGINIHAAQLSEDAEGPGATILLRIDRDVPDDVRSAIAEQVGANLLEVVDLS
- a CDS encoding phytoene desaturase family protein, translated to MDVTVVGSGPNGLAAAVICARSGLSVQVLEAQPTFGGGARTLPDPEFPEISHDICSAVHPLALASPFLSEFDLPARGVTLNVPEVSYANPLPGSRSAVGYHDLDRTAAELEHGQSWRRLFGPMVERDAAVLDLLLGDKRSIPTNPVAAVQVARRLLEQGTPAWGALSGADARALFSGVAAHVISPMPSLVSAGGGLMLGTLAHTVGWPIPVGGSQAIADALIEDLRAHGGVLIADREVTEPPTGVTLFDTAPTALAAIYGDKLPRRYAKALQRYRFGPGVAKVDFVLSDDVPFTDERLRRAPTLHMGGTREQMAHAEREIVAGRHPEWPMVLAALPHLLDPGRIDAKGRRPMWTYAHVPSGSTVDQAEPVTRIFERFAPGFRDIVVAVRSVPAARLGEHNANLVGGDIGVGGNTLMHALGGPTPRLNPWSTPIPGVYLCSSATPPGGGVHGMAGYFAARTVLRREFGIKTMPAVSP
- a CDS encoding polyprenyl synthetase family protein, whose protein sequence is MRAPLLATAAATAPHPSLLAASFPTWSGALRHEVLRTLADFVRTRCVDDLSAAGVDVAADILEAFVAGGKCVRSTYMYLGWRCGAVDDPGALRAAASFELLHAFALLQDDVMDGSTLRRGRPAAHVRFAQWHRERALSGSPERFGEAAAVLLGDLCLVWAQQMMRESGVDDIALARAWPRYDAMRTELAVGQFADLVNDAAEFPEWERVLDVLRRKSGNYTVRRPLEIGAAMAGCEPSLLRLLGEYGEAVGEAFQLRDDVLGIFGSPDITGKPAGSDLFEHKATSVVVAAYHLADATLRRELTQLMSTSDLRDTDIRRWRKLIVATGAVEWIEQLIDSRLTRALDVIDTRALDPVIRTALADMAAACTERAA
- the crtI gene encoding phytoene desaturase family protein → MRTVGGSTDHVVVVGAGLAGLSAALQLAGRGRTVTVVERGQHPGGRVGRMDIGGYRLDTGPTVLTMPDIIDDAFAAVGETVSDRLDLVDVDPAYRASFADGSTLQVRSDPDAMAAEIERFAGRAEADGYVRLRNWLSKLYQVEFDGFIAANFDSPLSLLTPQLARLAVIGGFRRWDTMVRRYLRDARLQRVFTFQALYAGVPPHRALAVYAVIAYMDTIAGVYFPRGGVRALPDALAAAASDAGVEFRYGSAVSALERRGDRVVAVYTDGGQRIPADAVVLTTELPDTYRLLERTPRRVLALRPAPSAVVAHVGCRAVGPDVAEIGHHTIVFGDEWERTFTDIIDDGRVMNDPSLLVTRPSASDPSLAPVGRELLYILAPAPNLQVGHVDWASTRDRYVDQMMDVVTTRLPRLGADAEVLHIVDPADWARQGMAAGTPFALAHTFSQTGPFRPANTVRGIANVVLAGSSTVPGVGVPTALLSGRLAADRITGLPIRRARSQVVQA
- a CDS encoding phytoene/squalene synthase family protein — its product is MIGSELDAAGVHDPALREAYRRCRTINAEHGRTFFLATRLLAPEQRPAVHALYGFARRADDILDDFDPVVSMSERAEQLQRLATELFNCLAQGSCDDDDPTLAAVVHCARRYDIPWELFDDFLGSMRMDLTVTDYPDRAALDRYMYGSAEVIGLQLLPVLGTVGPPEEAAPYAAALGKAFQLTNFLRDIDEDLERGRVYLPADELAAHGVDRDVLTWCRENRRTDAKVRRALVEQHAINRRVYDYARRGIAQLRPRSRPCVTAALTLYSEILDRIEEIDFAVFSQRASVGVGRRIRVGGTGLVKAWAARHRDHRV
- a CDS encoding lycopene cyclase domain-containing protein, with amino-acid sequence MDNWQYLLVLAACLAITAPLELLGAGVYRQAPRAAAAVLPVAAVFVLWDAIAIAADVWTYNPQYVTGIAVPGVMPVEELLFFVVIPLCGLLTYNAVDTILGWLQRIRNRAEHAK